The following are encoded together in the Zingiber officinale cultivar Zhangliang chromosome 8A, Zo_v1.1, whole genome shotgun sequence genome:
- the LOC122008743 gene encoding uncharacterized protein LOC122008743 codes for MALEQSGKIGSFVIILGFLSFILAIVAENKKPPFGTPIQGKGVVICKFPSDPTVLVGSLSVVALVFTIIGGHVAVFFNYKGKAVSNNVLFGYSALFVFFVIAEIVSTLAFAFLIWTVVTEGLHRSRNVHYDLTTQCPTAKTGMFGGAAFLALDAAILWLVCLTLTLNVRADHFEDEEVKKGEYGQVYATELVSQGA; via the exons ATGGCCTTGGAGCAAAGTGGAAAGATTGGGTCCTTTGTGATTATTCTAGGCTTCTTGTCCTTCATATTGGCTATTGTCGCAGAGAACAAAAAG CCTCCGTTTGGAACTCCAATTCAAGGAAAGGGCGTTGTGATCTGCAAATTCCCAAGCGATCCGACAGTGCTGGTCGGTTCTTTGTCAGTCGTTGCTCTAGTTTTTACGATCATAGGAGGGCACGTCGCTGTGTTCTTTAACTACAAAGGGAAGGCTGTTTCAAACAATGTCCTGTTTGGCTACTCCGCCTTATTCGTATTCTTTGTGATCGCTGA GATTGTGTCAACTCTAGCATTTGCGTTCTTGATATGGACTGTCGTTACTGAAGGCCTACACCGATCCCGCAACGTTCACTACGATCTCACGACTCAGTGTCCCACGGCAAAGACCGGCATGTTTGGTGGCGCAGCTTTTCTCGCCCTTGATGCGGCCATCTTGTGGCTTGTTTGCCTCACGCTGACCTTGAACGTAAGAGCTGATCACTTTGAGGACGAGGAGGTTAAGAAGGGAGAGTATGGGCAGGTTTATGCTACTGAATTGGTTAGCCAAGGGGCTTAG